One genomic window of Aquisalimonas sp. 2447 includes the following:
- the glcF gene encoding glycolate oxidase subunit GlcF, whose protein sequence is MQTWLTDEIKNTPEGQEADRILRKCTHCGFCLATCPTYQLVGNELDSPRGRIYLMKQVLEGQAATETTQMHLDRCLTCRNCESTCPSGVEYGRLVDIGRSLVEEQVPRSGQTALMRRFLRVVLPRRGLFSALIRAGQTFRPLVPRSLRSKIPPRRQAPAWPQVRSRQRRVLMLEGCVQPALEPSINPNTARLLDALGIEVLRTPDSVCCGAIDQHLGHPGKAAEHVRANIDAWWPHIEAGAEAIIVNASGCGVQVKDYGHILRDDPDYAEKAQRVAELTLDPVELLLNEEERLCPADAAPRKIAFQSPCTLQHGQKLGGRVEALLRRLGFELTPVPDAHLCCGSAGTYSVLQPEMAKELRSNKLKTLGTGRPDLIATANIGCLTHLNETSDVPVRHWLELLDAKGTTQ, encoded by the coding sequence ATGCAGACCTGGCTGACCGACGAGATCAAGAACACCCCCGAGGGGCAGGAAGCCGACCGCATCCTGCGCAAGTGCACCCACTGCGGCTTCTGCCTGGCCACCTGCCCCACCTACCAACTGGTGGGCAACGAGCTGGACAGCCCGCGGGGTCGCATCTACCTCATGAAGCAGGTTCTGGAGGGGCAGGCCGCCACCGAAACCACCCAGATGCACCTGGACCGCTGCCTCACCTGTCGCAACTGCGAGTCCACCTGCCCTTCCGGCGTGGAGTACGGGCGGCTGGTGGACATCGGCCGCTCGCTGGTGGAGGAGCAGGTCCCGCGCTCGGGCCAGACCGCCCTGATGCGTCGCTTCTTGCGGGTCGTGCTGCCCCGGCGAGGCCTGTTCAGCGCGCTGATTCGCGCCGGGCAGACGTTCCGCCCGCTGGTCCCCCGCAGCCTGCGGAGCAAGATCCCCCCGCGTCGGCAGGCGCCCGCTTGGCCGCAGGTACGCTCGCGACAGCGCCGCGTGCTCATGCTCGAGGGCTGCGTCCAGCCGGCGCTGGAACCCTCCATCAACCCGAACACCGCACGGCTGCTGGACGCCCTGGGCATCGAGGTGCTCCGCACCCCCGACAGCGTGTGCTGCGGTGCCATCGATCAGCATCTGGGGCACCCGGGCAAGGCGGCCGAACACGTGCGCGCCAACATCGACGCCTGGTGGCCTCATATCGAGGCGGGTGCCGAGGCCATCATTGTCAACGCCAGTGGCTGCGGCGTGCAGGTGAAGGACTACGGACACATCCTGCGGGACGACCCGGACTATGCCGAGAAGGCGCAGCGGGTGGCGGAGCTCACCCTGGACCCGGTGGAACTGTTGCTCAACGAGGAAGAGCGGCTCTGCCCTGCAGACGCCGCACCGCGCAAGATCGCCTTCCAGTCGCCGTGCACGCTGCAGCACGGGCAGAAACTCGGTGGCCGCGTCGAGGCGCTGTTGCGCAGGCTCGGGTTCGAGCTCACCCCGGTCCCCGACGCCCACCTGTGCTGCGGTTCAGCGGGCACCTACTCCGTGTTGCAGCCGGAGATGGCCAAGGAACTGCGCAGCAATAAGTTGAAGACACTGGGTACCGGCAGACCGGACCTCATCGCCACCGCCAATATCGGCTGCCTGACGCACCTCAACGAGACCTCGGACGTGCCCGTGCGCCACTGGCTGGAACTCCTCGACGCGAAAGGAACCACGCAATGA
- the dnaX gene encoding DNA polymerase III subunit gamma/tau, giving the protein MSYQVLARKYRPRTFASMAGQEHVLQALVNGLDNDRLHHAYLFTGTRGVGKTTVARVLAKCLNCEQGVGSEACGECGACRAIDEGRFVDLIEVDAASRTRVEDTRELLDNVQYAPTQGRYKIYLVDEVHMLSAHSFNALLKTLEEPPPHVKFLLATTDPQKVPVTILSRCLQFNLKRLPANLIGEYLGGILEQEGIESEQQALARLARAADGSMRDALSLTDQALAFGGGAVRDDDVRGMLGSIEDHSVLEILEALAARDGGELMAVVERLAERTPDFGDVLAAILTQLHGLSLLQTVPEAGDPEHPDRERLQALADALEPEDVQLFYQIGLNGRRDLPLAPEPRMGFEMVLLRMLAFRPDDAGSGGRAGGGGAVSPRPASAPPAGPPATTPTPATTGASSSLADQASPSASASASAQAPTEAPVEADPPPAPELSTASPRNMDAATAPAPGESETLPADGVKEPLPSSDVEVNRDMPPWHELVDVLELTGVARALAMQCSWGGLADGVVTLRLPGQHASLRNKPLEQRIESALATHLGGVVQLRIVIDETPVAAAETPAGRIEEARRQRQEAAELAIQEDPTVAELQHRFGAEVLPDSIQPAE; this is encoded by the coding sequence TCTGTTCACCGGCACGCGCGGCGTCGGCAAGACCACCGTTGCCCGGGTTCTCGCCAAGTGCCTGAACTGCGAGCAGGGCGTCGGCAGCGAGGCGTGCGGGGAGTGTGGTGCCTGCCGGGCCATTGATGAGGGGCGTTTCGTCGATCTCATCGAGGTGGACGCCGCGTCCCGCACCCGGGTCGAGGATACCCGGGAACTGCTGGACAACGTCCAGTATGCGCCGACACAGGGCCGCTACAAGATCTATCTGGTGGACGAGGTCCACATGCTCTCGGCGCATAGCTTCAACGCACTGCTGAAAACGCTGGAAGAGCCGCCGCCGCACGTGAAGTTCCTCCTCGCCACCACCGACCCGCAGAAGGTTCCGGTCACGATCCTGTCCCGCTGTCTGCAGTTCAATCTCAAGCGGCTGCCGGCGAACCTGATCGGTGAGTACCTGGGAGGCATTCTCGAGCAGGAGGGCATCGAATCCGAACAGCAGGCGCTGGCACGGTTGGCACGCGCGGCGGATGGCAGTATGCGTGATGCCCTGAGCCTCACCGACCAGGCCCTGGCCTTCGGCGGCGGTGCCGTGAGGGACGACGACGTCCGCGGCATGCTCGGCAGCATCGAGGACCATAGTGTTCTGGAGATACTGGAGGCCTTGGCAGCCCGCGATGGCGGCGAACTCATGGCGGTGGTGGAGCGGCTGGCTGAGCGCACCCCTGATTTCGGTGACGTTCTGGCAGCGATACTGACGCAGCTCCACGGCCTGAGTCTGCTGCAGACGGTACCGGAAGCGGGTGACCCGGAGCACCCAGATCGCGAGCGGCTCCAGGCCCTTGCGGACGCCTTGGAGCCGGAAGACGTGCAACTGTTCTACCAGATCGGTCTCAACGGTCGACGTGATCTGCCGCTGGCGCCGGAACCGCGCATGGGGTTCGAGATGGTGCTGCTGCGGATGCTGGCGTTCCGCCCGGACGACGCAGGGTCCGGCGGCCGCGCGGGTGGCGGAGGGGCGGTCTCGCCGCGTCCTGCATCCGCCCCGCCAGCCGGCCCGCCGGCAACTACACCGACTCCGGCCACCACCGGTGCGTCGTCCTCCCTCGCCGACCAGGCGTCGCCCTCGGCATCGGCTTCCGCGTCGGCGCAGGCGCCCACGGAAGCTCCCGTGGAAGCGGATCCTCCGCCTGCCCCGGAGCTGAGCACCGCCAGTCCACGGAACATGGACGCAGCCACGGCACCAGCGCCCGGGGAAAGCGAGACCCTGCCGGCGGATGGCGTGAAAGAGCCGTTGCCGTCCAGCGACGTGGAAGTCAACAGGGATATGCCGCCGTGGCATGAACTGGTGGACGTCCTTGAGCTCACCGGAGTCGCGCGCGCCCTGGCCATGCAGTGCAGCTGGGGTGGTCTGGCAGATGGCGTGGTGACGCTGCGCTTGCCTGGTCAGCACGCATCGTTGCGGAACAAGCCCCTTGAGCAGCGGATCGAATCCGCATTGGCGACGCACCTCGGTGGCGTCGTGCAGCTTCGCATTGTCATCGACGAAACCCCGGTAGCGGCAGCCGAGACGCCGGCGGGGCGTATCGAAGAGGCGCGCCGGCAACGCCAGGAGGCGGCGGAGCTTGCCATTCAGGAGGACCCGACAGTGGCGGAACTGCAGCACCGATTTGGTGCCGAGGTTCTGCCGGATTCCATTCAGCCCGCGGAGTGA
- the recR gene encoding recombination mediator RecR: MAYSPLIEQLISSLRSLPGVGPKSAQRMAFHLLLRDRRAGAGLAQVLGAAMERVGECRDCRLPTEDERCPICQSEQRDPAILCLVESPADVFALDQATDFGGRYFVLGGRLSPLDGIGPEDLGLDRLEVRLRDGEVREVILATSPTVEGEATAQYVAELAREHGATCSRIAHGVPMGGELETVDSGTLSHAFAGRRSYE; encoded by the coding sequence ATGGCCTATTCGCCGCTGATAGAACAGCTCATCAGTAGCCTGCGCAGCCTCCCCGGCGTCGGCCCCAAAAGCGCCCAGCGCATGGCATTCCACCTGCTGTTGCGGGACCGGCGTGCCGGGGCTGGTCTCGCCCAGGTGCTGGGAGCCGCCATGGAGCGCGTGGGCGAGTGTCGTGATTGCCGTCTGCCGACGGAGGACGAGCGCTGTCCGATCTGTCAGAGTGAGCAGCGTGATCCCGCGATCCTCTGCCTGGTGGAAAGCCCGGCGGATGTGTTCGCGCTGGATCAGGCCACGGATTTCGGCGGTCGGTATTTTGTCCTCGGCGGACGCCTGTCACCGCTGGACGGCATCGGCCCCGAGGATCTTGGCCTGGATCGTCTGGAGGTGCGTCTGCGCGACGGTGAGGTGCGGGAAGTGATTCTCGCCACCAGCCCTACGGTGGAAGGCGAGGCCACGGCCCAGTACGTGGCGGAACTGGCCCGGGAGCATGGCGCGACCTGCAGCCGCATCGCCCACGGCGTCCCCATGGGTGGAGAGCTAGAGACCGTGGATAGCGGCACCCTCTCTCACGCTTTTGCGGGGCGGCGCTCCTACGAGTAA
- the glcE gene encoding glycolate oxidase subunit GlcE, whose translation MSDQDQAEQLAQQVAEAAEAGTAVRIRGAGTRGFLGRPVDGQTLDVSGHRGIVNYEPTELVMTARAGTPLDELEATLTEQGQMMPFEPPRFGPGATLGGAIATGLSGPRRPWAGAARDLVLGTRLINGRGEHIRFGGEVMKNVAGYDVSRVVTGSHGTLGVLTEVSMKVLPLPEAEEAIRLDQDEARGFATVEDAYRAGVPVSGAAHDGEQLYLRLSGTKLAVDAGLERLGGERDNDPGTFWNALRDHTLPFFTDDGPPLWRLSLPLLAGTPELPGPRLADWAGQQQWLRTEADAETVFTEAKRLGGHATLFRGGDGGSDVFQPLDPAVRRLHERLKQAFDPAGILNPGRLYAGL comes from the coding sequence ATGAGCGATCAAGACCAAGCCGAGCAACTGGCGCAGCAGGTCGCCGAGGCCGCCGAGGCGGGCACCGCCGTGCGCATTCGCGGCGCCGGCACCCGGGGCTTTCTCGGCCGTCCCGTTGACGGGCAGACTCTCGATGTCAGCGGACACCGCGGCATCGTCAATTACGAGCCCACCGAGCTGGTGATGACTGCCCGGGCCGGCACGCCGCTGGACGAACTCGAGGCCACGCTCACCGAGCAGGGCCAGATGATGCCCTTCGAGCCACCGCGCTTCGGCCCTGGTGCCACTCTGGGCGGGGCGATCGCCACCGGCCTGTCCGGTCCCCGCCGCCCCTGGGCCGGCGCCGCCCGCGACCTGGTGCTGGGCACGCGGCTGATCAACGGCCGCGGCGAACACATCCGTTTCGGCGGCGAGGTCATGAAGAACGTCGCCGGCTACGACGTCTCCCGGGTGGTCACCGGCAGCCACGGCACCCTCGGCGTGCTCACGGAAGTCTCCATGAAGGTGCTGCCCTTGCCGGAGGCCGAAGAAGCCATCCGGCTCGATCAGGACGAAGCGCGGGGGTTTGCCACCGTGGAAGACGCCTATCGCGCGGGCGTGCCCGTCAGCGGGGCCGCCCATGACGGAGAGCAGCTGTACCTGCGCCTGTCCGGCACGAAGCTCGCCGTGGACGCGGGCCTCGAGCGCCTCGGCGGTGAACGGGACAACGACCCCGGCACCTTCTGGAACGCTCTCCGGGACCATACGCTGCCCTTTTTCACCGACGACGGCCCGCCCCTGTGGCGGCTGTCCCTGCCGCTGCTCGCCGGCACTCCGGAACTCCCCGGCCCACGCCTGGCGGACTGGGCGGGGCAGCAGCAGTGGCTGCGCACGGAGGCGGACGCGGAAACCGTCTTCACCGAGGCGAAACGCCTGGGGGGCCACGCCACGCTGTTCCGTGGCGGCGACGGCGGCAGCGATGTCTTCCAGCCCCTGGACCCGGCGGTCCGGCGGCTGCACGAACGCCTCAAACAGGCCTTCGACCCCGCCGGCATTCTCAACCCGGGGCGGCTATACGCCGGTCTCTGA
- a CDS encoding sulfurtransferase has translation MTQSLLPLLAEPEQLREKLDDPRLLIVDLSDEGTYSQGHIPGAVHLTYAWLVRKTPPALGLLPDEKALSDVLSEIGLTPEHHVVAYDNEGNGRAGRLLWTLDVCGHRQWSLLNGGSHAWFNEGHPVETGVNRPAPSNYTVSLPERPAPLADKEWILRHLDDDGVAILDARSPGEYDGSDVRSARGGHIPGAVNLEWTRALDRERNLRLLPAETLQAMLAERGIRPDQEVVTHCQTHHRSSLTYVMLRALGYERVRGYAGSWSEWGNDPEAPVETGPRR, from the coding sequence ATGACTCAATCGCTGCTCCCCCTGCTGGCGGAACCGGAACAGCTGCGCGAGAAGCTGGACGATCCACGCCTGCTGATCGTCGACCTGAGCGACGAGGGCACCTACAGCCAGGGCCATATCCCCGGTGCGGTGCACTTGACCTACGCGTGGCTGGTGCGCAAGACACCGCCGGCGCTGGGGCTGCTGCCCGACGAGAAGGCCCTCTCCGACGTGCTCTCGGAGATCGGCCTGACGCCGGAGCACCATGTAGTCGCCTATGACAACGAAGGCAACGGCCGCGCCGGACGCCTGTTGTGGACCCTGGATGTCTGCGGCCACCGGCAGTGGTCCCTGCTCAACGGTGGCAGTCACGCCTGGTTCAACGAGGGCCATCCGGTGGAGACCGGGGTCAACCGCCCCGCGCCGAGCAATTATACGGTTTCGCTGCCGGAGCGTCCCGCGCCCCTGGCGGACAAGGAATGGATCCTGCGCCATCTGGATGACGACGGTGTGGCGATTCTCGATGCGCGCTCGCCCGGTGAATACGACGGCAGCGATGTGCGCTCGGCCCGCGGCGGCCACATTCCCGGTGCCGTCAACCTCGAGTGGACACGAGCCCTGGATCGCGAACGCAACCTGCGCCTGCTCCCGGCAGAGACCCTGCAGGCCATGCTGGCGGAGCGCGGCATCCGCCCGGACCAGGAGGTGGTGACCCATTGCCAGACTCACCACCGGTCGTCGCTCACCTATGTGATGCTGCGTGCACTCGGTTACGAGCGGGTCAGGGGCTATGCCGGTTCCTGGTCAGAATGGGGGAATGACCCCGAGGCGCCGGTGGAGACAGGCCCCCGGCGCTGA
- the orn gene encoding oligoribonuclease produces MPHSAHNLIWIDLEMTGLDTDRDRIIEIATVVTDTNLTILAEGPMIAIHQPDQVLQAMDEWNTRQHGQSGLVDRVRRSTYDEAAAEAETLAFLEQWVPAGQSPMCGNSICQDRRFLHRSMPRLESYFHYRHLDVSTLKELAKRWNPDLAKEFKKSGAHLAMDDVKESIRELRFYRDRFLSLPAS; encoded by the coding sequence ATGCCGCACAGTGCCCACAATCTCATCTGGATCGATCTTGAAATGACCGGTCTGGACACAGACCGCGATCGCATCATCGAAATCGCCACCGTGGTCACCGACACCAATCTGACCATTCTTGCCGAAGGTCCCATGATCGCCATCCATCAGCCGGACCAGGTCCTGCAGGCCATGGATGAATGGAATACCCGCCAGCACGGCCAGAGTGGTCTGGTGGATCGCGTGCGGCGGAGCACCTACGACGAGGCGGCGGCGGAGGCGGAGACGCTGGCGTTCCTGGAGCAGTGGGTCCCCGCCGGGCAGTCACCCATGTGCGGCAACAGCATCTGCCAGGACCGCCGTTTTCTGCATCGGAGCATGCCGCGGCTGGAGAGTTATTTCCACTACCGCCATCTGGACGTGAGCACGCTCAAGGAACTCGCGAAGCGCTGGAACCCGGATCTTGCCAAGGAATTCAAGAAATCCGGCGCCCACCTGGCCATGGACGACGTCAAGGAGTCCATCCGCGAGCTGCGTTTCTATCGCGATCGCTTTCTCAGCCTGCCGGCAAGCTGA
- a CDS encoding FAD-linked oxidase C-terminal domain-containing protein, whose amino-acid sequence MASVYRTEDCEFTVDREALIQRLGEALQKDSLLVEDEAMRPYECDGLSGYRQMPQVVCIPETIEQVRHVLQVCSEMGVPVVARGAGTSLSAGALPHPQGVLLSLAKFNQILDIDADRRMARLQPGVRNLAISEAAAPYGLYYAPDPSSQIACSIGGNVAENAGGVHCLKYGLTVHNILEVTMVTMDGELVTLGSEALDSAGYDLMAAVTGSEGMLGVLVEIKVKLLPQPPMKDVLLASFNDVETAGNAVAGIIAAGILPGGLEMMDGPAIQAAEDFVHAGYPTDVAAILICELDGNADDVQAQRERVCALLEEAGAAEIRVARDDDERARFWAGRKAAFPAVGRISPDYYCIDGTIPRKHLAHVLNRMQELSDEYGQRVVNVFHAGDGNLHPLVLYDGNVPGEFERTEELGGRILELCVEVGGTVTGEHGVGMEKINQMCVQFNTPALNQFRALKHAFDPQGLLNPGKAIPTLNRCAEFGAMHVHHGELPHPDIPRY is encoded by the coding sequence ATGGCCTCGGTCTACCGGACGGAAGACTGCGAGTTCACAGTGGACAGGGAGGCCCTGATACAGCGCCTGGGAGAGGCACTCCAGAAGGACAGCCTGCTGGTCGAAGACGAGGCCATGCGCCCCTACGAGTGCGACGGTCTCTCCGGCTACCGGCAGATGCCCCAGGTGGTGTGCATCCCGGAAACCATCGAGCAGGTCCGTCACGTGCTGCAGGTATGCTCGGAGATGGGCGTCCCAGTGGTCGCCCGCGGCGCCGGCACCAGCCTGTCCGCCGGTGCCCTGCCCCATCCCCAGGGCGTGCTGCTGAGCCTGGCCAAGTTCAATCAAATTCTCGACATTGACGCCGACCGGCGCATGGCGCGGCTGCAGCCCGGCGTGCGCAATCTCGCCATCTCCGAGGCGGCAGCCCCCTACGGCCTCTACTACGCACCGGACCCCTCCTCCCAGATCGCCTGCTCCATCGGCGGCAACGTGGCGGAGAACGCCGGCGGCGTGCACTGCCTGAAGTACGGCCTCACCGTCCACAACATCCTGGAAGTCACCATGGTGACCATGGACGGGGAACTGGTCACCCTCGGTTCCGAGGCACTGGACTCGGCCGGCTACGACCTGATGGCCGCTGTGACCGGCTCCGAGGGCATGCTTGGCGTTCTCGTGGAGATCAAGGTCAAGCTGCTGCCTCAGCCGCCCATGAAGGACGTGCTGCTGGCATCGTTCAACGATGTGGAAACCGCCGGTAACGCGGTGGCCGGCATCATCGCCGCGGGCATTCTGCCCGGCGGACTGGAAATGATGGACGGCCCGGCCATCCAGGCGGCGGAGGATTTCGTCCACGCCGGCTACCCCACGGACGTCGCAGCCATCCTCATCTGCGAGCTCGACGGCAACGCCGACGACGTCCAGGCCCAGCGCGAGCGCGTCTGCGCCCTGCTGGAAGAAGCCGGCGCCGCGGAGATCCGGGTGGCCAGGGACGACGACGAGCGTGCCCGCTTCTGGGCCGGCCGCAAGGCCGCTTTCCCCGCCGTGGGCCGGATTTCGCCGGACTACTACTGCATCGACGGCACCATTCCGCGCAAGCATCTCGCCCATGTGCTGAACCGCATGCAGGAGCTCAGCGACGAGTACGGCCAGCGGGTGGTGAACGTCTTCCACGCCGGCGACGGCAACCTGCACCCGCTGGTGCTCTACGACGGCAACGTGCCCGGGGAGTTCGAGCGCACCGAAGAGCTCGGTGGGCGCATTCTCGAACTATGCGTGGAAGTCGGCGGCACCGTCACCGGCGAGCACGGTGTGGGCATGGAGAAGATCAACCAGATGTGCGTGCAGTTCAACACGCCGGCGCTGAACCAGTTCCGGGCGCTCAAGCACGCCTTCGACCCACAGGGGCTCCTGAACCCGGGCAAGGCGATCCCGACACTGAACCGCTGCGCCGAATTCGGCGCCATGCACGTTCACCACGGGGAACTACCGCACCCCGACATCCCCCGTTACTGA
- the rsgA gene encoding ribosome small subunit-dependent GTPase A — MIDTIHPRRNTLVRTDYRGRHKPLAANLDQLLIVCAGEPSPDARLVDRYLVLAASMGLRPLLAMNKSDLDATRLPEPLQEASRQQHCQVLHVSASTGDGLDILTRYLAGNRTLLVGQSGVGKSSLINALVPDRQARTQAISEASGQGRHTTTETTLYPLPSGGELVDSPGVRILRLGHLSRQEIESGFSEIARQAEDCEFRDCEHDDEPGCAVRPAVEQGLIHPERLKGFHELLRERHQAAGQ, encoded by the coding sequence GTGATCGACACCATTCACCCCCGCCGCAACACCCTGGTACGAACGGATTACCGTGGTCGGCACAAGCCCCTGGCGGCCAACCTGGATCAGCTGCTTATCGTCTGCGCGGGGGAACCATCACCCGACGCCCGTCTTGTGGACCGGTACCTGGTCCTCGCTGCGAGTATGGGGCTGCGCCCGTTGCTCGCCATGAACAAGAGCGACCTGGACGCCACCCGGCTTCCCGAGCCATTGCAAGAGGCGAGCCGGCAGCAGCACTGCCAGGTTCTCCACGTCAGTGCGAGCACTGGCGACGGCCTGGACATCCTCACCCGCTACCTGGCCGGCAACAGGACACTCCTGGTGGGCCAGTCCGGGGTCGGCAAATCCTCGTTGATCAACGCCCTGGTGCCGGACCGCCAGGCACGCACCCAGGCCATCTCCGAGGCCAGCGGTCAGGGGCGTCATACCACCACGGAGACAACGCTCTATCCGTTGCCGTCGGGCGGCGAGCTGGTCGATTCCCCGGGAGTACGCATCCTGCGGCTTGGACACCTGTCACGCCAGGAGATCGAGAGCGGGTTTAGCGAGATCGCCCGACAGGCGGAGGACTGCGAGTTCCGTGACTGCGAGCACGACGACGAACCCGGCTGCGCGGTGCGCCCCGCGGTGGAGCAGGGGCTGATTCACCCTGAACGTCTCAAGGGGTTTCACGAGCTGCTCAGGGAACGTCACCAGGCGGCAGGACAGTAG
- a CDS encoding YbaB/EbfC family nucleoid-associated protein — protein MKGGMGNLMKQAQKMQEDMQKAQEELAHMEVTGQAGGGMVSVVLNGKHECKRVEIDPSLFGDDDDRDMIADLVAAAFNDAVRKVQDATQERMQGMTEGLGLPPGMKLPF, from the coding sequence ATGAAAGGTGGCATGGGCAATTTGATGAAGCAGGCCCAGAAGATGCAGGAGGACATGCAGAAGGCGCAGGAAGAGCTTGCGCACATGGAAGTCACCGGCCAGGCCGGTGGAGGTATGGTCTCCGTGGTGCTCAACGGCAAGCACGAATGCAAGCGGGTCGAGATCGATCCCAGCCTGTTCGGCGATGATGATGACCGGGACATGATCGCCGACCTGGTGGCGGCCGCCTTCAACGACGCGGTGCGCAAGGTGCAGGATGCGACCCAGGAGCGGATGCAGGGCATGACCGAAGGCCTGGGGCTGCCCCCGGGCATGAAACTTCCGTTCTGA